In the Sandaracinaceae bacterium genome, TGGGCGGAGACCGACTTCGACGCCTGCCCTTCGCCTCCGCTCTCACCCGAGGAGACGGAGCTCGTGCTCTGGGTGGACGCGACCACTCCGTCGATCGCTGTGCGGGACTCGTATGCGGGCTTCTCGGCGCTGAGGCTCGAGCTCCGCTCCGGCGCGCCGCTCCTCCGTATCGAAGGGTATGAAGCGTTCTCCAGCGACGGCGACGAACCGACGCCGCTCTGCGCGCTCGAGATCTCGGCCGACGAGCGCGAGCGTCTACTCGACGCGATCCAGCGCGCGGCGCTGCACGCCGAGCCCGCCATGTGCGACACCGACGACGTCCGCTCCCTGACGGACCTGCGCGTGACCGTCAACCTGCGCACTCGTGTCCCGGCCTACGAGCGGACCTCGCTCCTCCGGAACGTCTCCTTTCGGGTCTGCGACGACCACCACGAGAGTCACCGCGAGGTGGAGGACGCGGTGCGCGTGCTGCTGGACCGGTGCGGCTGATCACTCGCGGGGAGGGACATCGATGCCGTACTGCTCGATGTAGCGGTAGACCTGGCGCCGGGAGCGGCCGAGGGCGCGCGCGACGCGAGAGACGTTGCCGTCGTGCGCCTCGAGGAGCCGCTCCACCTCGGCGCGCTCGGGGGGCGGGGACTTGCTCCGGCTCGGGGGCGGGCGGCTCGAGACGCGGCCGCGGCCCAGGTCCGGCGGCACGTGGATCTCGGGGCGGCTGTGCTCGAGGCGCAGCTCGATCAGGGAGAGCGGGAGCTCCTCGAGCCCGGCGCCGTCGATGCGGAGCTGCGTCGCGATCTCCTTCAGCTCGCGCACGTTGAATCGAAACGGATGCAGGAGCAGCGCCTCGACGAGGTCCGCGGTGGGCGGGGGCATCTCCGGGCCGAGGAAGGTGCGCAGGAGCGGCAGGATGTCCTCGCGGCGCTCGCGCAGCGGCTTGGTCGCCATCAGGTACCCGGCGATGCGCGCATAGAGATCGCCACGGAAGTTGCCCGCGTCGACCTCGGCGATGAGGTCACGGTGCGTGGCGCAGACCAGGCGCACGTCCAGCGACACGGGAGACGTGGAGCCCACTGGGACGACCATGCTCTCCTCGAGCGCGCGGAGCAGCTTGGGCTGGAGGGTGTTGGAGAGCTCACCGATCTCGTCGAGGAAGAGGGTGCCGCCCTCCGCCGCTCGCATGAAACCCTCGTGCGGGCCCTGCGCGCCGGTGAAGGCGCCCGGCACGTGTCCGAAGAGCTGGCTCTCCGCGAGCGCCTCGGGGATCGCCCCGCAGTTGACGGCCACGAAGCGCCCGGCGCGGCCGCTCCGCTCGTGAATGGCTCT is a window encoding:
- a CDS encoding sigma 54-interacting transcriptional regulator, which translates into the protein MASDAETTMRPAAAEKILGPIVHLKPLFEPGTGRSRPALPLGRKAFPIGRSIEGVGLTLRDPLASRLHAILHPIEGTTRVTVEDRSSNGTFVNGGRVHGSRELRDNDLIRIGGSFLLIRHASPLPEDDPPIPELVGNHPDMRALRRTIHSVSPTDAKVLILGESGTGKELVARAIHERSGRAGRFVAVNCGAIPEALAESQLFGHVPGAFTGAQGPHEGFMRAAEGGTLFLDEIGELSNTLQPKLLRALEESMVVPVGSTSPVSLDVRLVCATHRDLIAEVDAGNFRGDLYARIAGYLMATKPLRERREDILPLLRTFLGPEMPPPTADLVEALLLHPFRFNVRELKEIATQLRIDGAGLEELPLSLIELRLEHSRPEIHVPPDLGRGRVSSRPPPSRSKSPPPERAEVERLLEAHDGNVSRVARALGRSRRQVYRYIEQYGIDVPPRE